The Candidatus Endomicrobium procryptotermitis genomic interval TCTGCGGTATGTTCTAAAAATTCATAGTTTTTCATTTAGGGTTCTAAAACAACTTTTTCTTTATACGACGCTTTTGAAATATTTGTTCTGCCGTCTTTTTTTAAAAGCATTTCCATTTTTTCAGCGATTTTCTTTTCCGAATGTACTATGTAAAGAGACGTTTCTTTATACTGATTTGAAAGCCATTTCCGTATCATCTCAAAACCCGCATGGTCTGAAAACACATCATATTTTTTGACGGAAGCGCTGCTTTTAACGCCGTTAATTTTATTTTTGCCCGATAAAAGCATTCCTGCCGTACTTTTAGGTTTCACGTAATTTACAAGCATAATCATCAAATCCTTTCTGGGCAAAAGTTTAGAAACAAAATGTGCGGACATGCCTTTATCAAGATCACCGCTTGAAGAAATAAGTATCAGTGGATTATCAAATTTCACGTTTTTTTTCAGATTTATTTTTTCCGGAAGAATAGTTTTTTCTTTATAAATTTCTTCAGTAAACCAAATGCCTCTTTCATTTTTTTTCAACTCTTTTTGATATATTTCCGTTATATTGTTAGCACTGGGAGAAACACTGTAAATCGGAAAATCTTTAGGAAGTTTTCCGTTTTTTTGCATAAGTCGAAGTTCATATAAAACTTTTTGCGTTCTGTTAAAAGATAAAGCGGGAATCCATACGGTTTTACCTTTTTTTAAAGCTTTTGACAAATCATTTTGAAAAACCTCATAATCCAAAAAAGAAAGCTTTGATTTATCATCCGCATACGTAGCTTCGACAAAAATCATATCCGCTTTTTCCGGTACTGAAAATTCTCCGTTAAATCTTGAATAGCCGCTTCCCAAATCTCCAGAAAATAGAATTTTCTTACCGTTTATGTCAAAAATGACACTTGCCGAACCCGGAATATGTCCCGCATCTATAAGTTTTACTTTTATGTTTTTCGAAATTTCTTCCCATTCATTATAATTTAAAGTCACAAAAAGTTTCTCTATTTCTGCGCTGTCTTTAGCGCAACAATTTTTGCAGGCTAAAAATTTGATTTTAGTATTTTTGCGCAATTCTTCAAGAGTTATCGGCAGAGGTGGCTCTTCGACATTTTTAATACTTTCTTTGCAGTCTTCATGCCAATGAGCAATAGCAGTAGCTCTGTTAGCTTCGGCTTTCTCTCTTTGAACTTTTGACCAGTACCATTTTCTTTCGATTATTTCAAAGCCGTTCCTGTCTTTAAACAGCAAAAGCGCAAGCTCTTTAGTCACAGATGTCGAATATATTTTGCCCCGAAACCCTTTTGCTATAAGCAAAGGAACTCTGCCGATATGATCAAGATGAGCATGAGTTAAAACCAAATATTTTGCATCAATAAGCTCCTGCGGCATATCGGAATTCAAATAAAGTTCGCTGTCATCTCCTATAAAAAGACCGCAGTCTATTAAAACTTTTTCGTCTTCGGCATTTAAAAGAAAACAACTGCCAGAAACCACCTGCGCTGCCCCGTAAGGAGTAACCGAAATTTCGGCATAAACAAAATTTATAGAGAAAAAAAATAAAATAAACAGTAAAAATATTTTTTTCATTTTTCGCATCCTTGATAAATGAAAGTTTGGCATATTAAAAGATTAGAAGCTTGCCAATATCTTCCAAATATCGTCTTTATAACTTGCCACGGCTAGTATATGTCCGCTAGGACTTACATTTGTTCTGGAGCGGAAACACCCAGTAATCCCAAACCGTTATTGATGACAATCGTCACCGCTTCGATAAGTTTCAGCCTAGATGCAGTAAGTTTAGGGTCATCACTTAAAACGCGGTGCTTTTCATAGAATTTATGATAAATGTCGGCAAGCTCCATCAAATACGCAGTAAAATGATGAGGACTCATAGTTTGTTCACAAAGAAACAGCGTATCGCAAAAAGCCGAAAGCTGTTTTATAAGTTCTTTTTCTTCTTTTGCATTTAAAAGACTATAATCGATTTTCGAAGGCAGATCTTTTCTGTTTTTGCTTTCTCTGACTATTGAATTGCATCTTGCGTTTACGTACTGAACGTAAAACACCGGATTTTCGTTTGACTGTTTTTTTGCCAAATCCAAATCGAATTCAAGCTGCGAATCCGGATCACGCAGAAGAAAAAAAAACCTACATGCATCTTTTCCGACTTCATCTATGACTTCTTTCAGCGTTATAAATTCGCCGCTTCTTGTGGACATTACCACCGGCCGGCCGTCTTTTATCAGAGAAACAAGCTGATATAAAATAACTTTTAATGCTTCTTTTGGAAAATCCAGCATTTGTACGCAGGCATTTATTCGAGCGACATAACCGTGATGATCCGCCCCCCAAAGATTTACGAGTTTTGTAAAACCTCTTTCAAATTTATTTTTATGGTATGCCGCGTCTGAAGCAAGATAAGTATATCTTCCGTCGGAACGCTTTAAAACTCTGTCTTTATCATCTCCGAATTTTGCGGACGCAAGCCATAGCGCGTCATCTTGAACGTAAGCGTCGCCTTTACTTTTAAGATAATCGCAGGTTTTATCCACTTCCGTTTTCCCTTCACAATCTTTATCAAAAGCTATTTTTCCTTCGGAAAACCAATTGTCAAAAATTACCGCAAAATCTTTCAAATCGTTTTCTATCATTGCAAGAATATCTTTTACCGCTTCTTTTTTAAAATCTATTTCATCGGCATTTTTCTCTTTATCTAAGAGCCTTCTTGCAATATCGGCAATATATTCCCCTTTGTAACCATCTTCGGGAAAAGGAATGTTTTCACCTTTTAGCTGAGCATACTTTGCCTTAACCGAAGCGGCAAGTGCAAGCATTTGATTTCCGACGTCGTTAAGATAATATTCTTTTGTGACATTATATCCAAGATGCTTCAACACCCTTGAAAGCGAATCGCCAATTGCCGCGCCGCGTCCATGCCCTATATGCAGAGGACCTGTAGGATTAGCCGAAACAAACTCTACCATTATTTTTTCTTTGCCCTTTGAAGAAAGAGTTCCGTACTTTTCTTTTTGTTTAAGAATTACTCGAAGTTCTTTATAAAGAATTTCATTTTTAACACTAAGATTTATAAATCCTGTACCTGCGATTTCTGCCTTGCTTATGTAATCATCCATTTCTTTTAGAATTATGTCTATAAGCTCCCGAGCTATGACCGCGGGATTTGTTTTCAACTTTTTCGCCATTATCATTGCAGCGTTCACGGCATAATCAGCATCTATGTTTTTAGGCGGAATCTCTACAGAAAAAGAAATACTTTCTTCTAACCCTTTTTCTTCTGCGTATTTTCTCATTATCGCATTAAGCTTCTTCGTTATATGCCGTTTAATCATACTCTTCCTCTTATTTCCAAGCTTCGTATTTAATTTTTTCAGGACTCCACCTTTCTTTTTGTGTAGGTTTTATCGCAGATTTGCCGATTACGGCAAGTCCGAAAGGTTTTATATTTGCAGGCAGGTCAAACAATTTAGTGAAAGCGTCCATTCTTTCTTCATTTCCATATATTCCACACCAAACGGAACCATACCCTTTTTCCGCAGCAGCAAGAAGTATATTTTGAATAGCTGCGGCACAATCCTGCGGCAAATATTTTTCATAGGCCAAATCTTCGTCACCTGTAACGAGTATCGCGAGGGGCGCTTCCAAAACCATCTGCGCAGCTTTGTGAACTTGAGCGATTTTTTTATGCGTTTCTTTATTTTTTATAACAATAAAACTCCAGCAGCGCGTATTTCTTGCGGTAGGCGCAGACATTGCCGCTTTTAAGATAAAATTTAAATCTTCATCTTTAACTTCTTCCAACAAATATTTTCTTACACTTGTCCTGTCAAACAAAATGCTCATTTCTTTTCTCCCAAATTTTATAATTTAATTTTTTTCCTGCAAAAATCATTCCATTTCAAAAGGTATTTCATTTACGTTTACATAACCCAGCTTAATGCCTAGAGAATCGGCTTTATTTAAATCTTTGCGCGCACTTTTATAATCTTTCTGACTTTCTTTGACAAGCCCTCTGAGAAGATAAGCTTTTCCATTATCAGGCTGCATTTCTATGACTTTATTCAAATCTTTTTGCGCTTTTTCGTAATCATTAATTCTGTTTTCCGCTATTGCGCGCAAAAACCGCAGATTCGCATTTTTATGGTTAAGCTTTATCGCTTTTGTAAAATTTTCGACCGCATTTTCAAAATTTCCGACATTATATTCTATTATCGCGATATATTCATACAATCTGTAATCTTCCGTCCGCAATTTGGCAAGTTTGTTCAAATCATTTAAAGCGCTTTCATAATTCTTCATTTTATATTTGATGCGTGCGCGTTTTAGATATGACTCTTCATATTTGAAAACATAATTTTCATATTTCTCATACTCTTTTGTAAAACCATCTTTTTTAAGTTTTCTCATGAGAACTTCGCAGTTTTCATATGCTTCCGTAAACTCAGGATCCAAATCAACCGCCGTTAAATAATCTTCTATTGCAAGCTCCACATCACCGGCCAGTTCTCTGGCATAGCCTCTGCTGAAATAAATATTTGCGTTTGTGGGATCAATTTTCAGCGCTTTATTAAAATCTTTTACAGCAGATTTAGCTTTCCCGATATATATTTTGGAGTTCCCAGCGGTGAGATATGCAGCTGAAATATAAGGATTGTATTTTAGGGCTTTTTCACTGTCTTTAAGAGCGCCTTTATAGTCTTCAAGCATATACTTTATTGCCGCTCTGTTAGCATATGCGGCTTCATTTTTTTTGTCAAGTTTTATCGAATAATCATAATCTTCCATTGCGCCTTTATAATCCTGCAAAGCAGCTTTTATATATGCGCGCATAGCATAAAGGTTTGAAGAACCTGGGTCTATTTCAACAGCTTTATCAATATTAGATTTCGCTTCGGGATATTTTTCGGATGCCATAAATTCGTTCGCGGCAGACATATATTGCACAACTTTGGCGGCAGTTTCATCATGTCCCTGCGCTGCATTATCACAAAAAGTATCGGCAATAAACAAAGTAAAAATTAAAGTTAGAAACAATAATTTTTTCATCAAAAAAAACCTCTCCATTTCATGTAAGATTTAATTATTATACCTAATTACAACAGATTTTATAAGAGGTCGTTAAGGTCAAAATAGAAATGGTCTTTTTTATTTTCTGCAGCCAATTTAAAGCTGATTTTGAACATTTTTATCAATTTTTAAATATCCCTCTTTTTGTCTTGCCACAAAAAACCCCTGATTTAAATGCAGGTGTTGGAAGCTTAACAGCCGCACGTTTTCGAATAGGGACATATCTTCTTGCCCCTAACGATAAACATAAATTTGAACTTTAAAGCTGAAAAATCTTTCCTTTTATAAAGATATTATAAACTATCTTTACAATCCATTTTTATCTTTGCATTAACAAAAATAAAAATTTTACGTATTAGTGGATTTTTATATAATATAAACTGCTAAAAATTTTGAGACAGTTTTAAACATAAACAAATTAAAATGAGGTTTTTAAATGGTAATCAAAAATATTTTAATTATGCTTATCATATTGTTTTCAGCGGTTTATGCTCCAGCCTCGCAAGATGGAGAGATAGAATTTCTTTCGGACTCCATAAATGCGATAAACAGTATTGCGTATGGCAGGAAGACGGTAATTGCGGGATTTTATTTTGATCCGGGCAGCTCTTCAGTAAATGCAAGCCTGCAGGATTATCTTAAAAAGTTTGCAGATGAGATAAAAAAATTAAATATAGTGCGGTCATTGTTGAAGCGTATACCGATAACAGCGGGGATGTCAAAATGAACAAACTGCTTTCAAGAGACAGGGCTAAAGAGGTTAGCGAGGAATTGAAAAAAAACGGTATTCCGGGCAAAAAAATTATGTATTTCGGCAGAGGACAGATAAACCCCATCGCAGACAACAATACTAAAAATGGAAGAATACAAAACAGAAGAGTTGAAATAACTGTAAAGTAAAACACAATGTACTATGTTCGGCTTCATGGAACAGATTTCAAAGAAAAAATGGAATTTTTGCACCGCAACGACGGTAAAGTTGTTCCTTGCAGACAGCTCACCGGTCATGTTAATAAGTAGAAAACGGGCGGATAAAATTTTATTCGCCCGTTTTTTTACCTATAAAATTAAAAATTTACTGCAAAACCAAAAGTAAGCGCATTCATATCCAAATCAAGTCCGAAATCACTGACTGAATTGTCCCCGCTTGACACAGTCGTATAGGACAACGCTCCAAAACTTGTCCAGAGAGTAAACCTGTCGGAAATGGCATATTCGACTACAGGCAATGCCGCAACTCCGAAAGTATCAATTGACTCATCCTCTCCGTCTACTTTTGAACTTCCATAGCTAAGCTGTAATCTTGCATAAAAAGCAAAACTTCCGGCTGCAAAAGCTTTATAACGGACAAAAGGAATAACCGACCACGTGTCAGTTTTTACAGAAGTAGCATTATACTTGTCATCGGATTCATAGCCAAATCCTACTCCCGCGTCGATTTTATCCGAAAAAATATAGCCGATTTCCGGAGCTATTGCAAAATATGAACCTTCCGCATCGTCTCCAGAAAGCGTGTGAAAATTCAGAGACGTTCCCGCATACCAATCAAAGGCCAAAACGTTTACAGCCGCTACTGCTGTCATTAATACTGCCGCTAAAATCTTTTTCATTTTACTACCCCCTTTTTATGACAAAATCCGTAGAACGCACAAGGTGCCAACATCATTTTCATATTCCACGCCGTATACCGGCACGTTGTTCAATTTTGTCTTTTATTTTTTTCTAAAATTTAAATCTTTTCAGCTTTTTTTAATTTGTTTCATCTTGCAAAGCATCGTACCCTTCCTCGCTTGTGCGCACTTTTATTACATTTTCGACATTGTAAACAAATATTTTTCCATCTCCGATATTTCCTGTATGAAGTGTTTTCTTTATAGTGTCCACCAAAGTTTGTACAGGAATTTTTGCTACTACTATTTCTAGTTTTACTTTAGGCAGCAAAGCGGTTTCAATAACAGAACCTCTGTAATATTCCGCATGACCTCTTTGCATACCGCGGCCCAAAACCTGAGTTATCGT includes:
- a CDS encoding MBL fold metallo-hydrolase, with the translated sequence MKKIFLLFILFFFSINFVYAEISVTPYGAAQVVSGSCFLLNAEDEKVLIDCGLFIGDDSELYLNSDMPQELIDAKYLVLTHAHLDHIGRVPLLIAKGFRGKIYSTSVTKELALLLFKDRNGFEIIERKWYWSKVQREKAEANRATAIAHWHEDCKESIKNVEEPPLPITLEELRKNTKIKFLACKNCCAKDSAEIEKLFVTLNYNEWEEISKNIKVKLIDAGHIPGSASVIFDINGKKILFSGDLGSGYSRFNGEFSVPEKADMIFVEATYADDKSKLSFLDYEVFQNDLSKALKKGKTVWIPALSFNRTQKVLYELRLMQKNGKLPKDFPIYSVSPSANNITEIYQKELKKNERGIWFTEEIYKEKTILPEKINLKKNVKFDNPLILISSSGDLDKGMSAHFVSKLLPRKDLMIMLVNYVKPKSTAGMLLSGKNKINGVKSSASVKKYDVFSDHAGFEMIRKWLSNQYKETSLYIVHSEKKIAEKMEMLLKKDGRTNISKASYKEKVVLEP
- a CDS encoding OmpA family protein, translated to MVEAYTDNSGDVKMNKLLSRDRAKEVSEELKKNGIPGKKIMYFGRGQINPIADNNTKNGRIQNRRVEITVK
- the argS gene encoding arginine--tRNA ligase — its product is MIKRHITKKLNAIMRKYAEEKGLEESISFSVEIPPKNIDADYAVNAAMIMAKKLKTNPAVIARELIDIILKEMDDYISKAEIAGTGFINLSVKNEILYKELRVILKQKEKYGTLSSKGKEKIMVEFVSANPTGPLHIGHGRGAAIGDSLSRVLKHLGYNVTKEYYLNDVGNQMLALAASVKAKYAQLKGENIPFPEDGYKGEYIADIARRLLDKEKNADEIDFKKEAVKDILAMIENDLKDFAVIFDNWFSEGKIAFDKDCEGKTEVDKTCDYLKSKGDAYVQDDALWLASAKFGDDKDRVLKRSDGRYTYLASDAAYHKNKFERGFTKLVNLWGADHHGYVARINACVQMLDFPKEALKVILYQLVSLIKDGRPVVMSTRSGEFITLKEVIDEVGKDACRFFFLLRDPDSQLEFDLDLAKKQSNENPVFYVQYVNARCNSIVRESKNRKDLPSKIDYSLLNAKEEKELIKQLSAFCDTLFLCEQTMSPHHFTAYLMELADIYHKFYEKHRVLSDDPKLTASRLKLIEAVTIVINNGLGLLGVSAPEQM
- a CDS encoding porin family protein; translation: MKKILAAVLMTAVAAVNVLAFDWYAGTSLNFHTLSGDDAEGSYFAIAPEIGYIFSDKIDAGVGFGYESDDKYNATSVKTDTWSVIPFVRYKAFAAGSFAFYARLQLSYGSSKVDGEDESIDTFGVAALPVVEYAISDRFTLWTSFGALSYTTVSSGDNSVSDFGLDLDMNALTFGFAVNF
- a CDS encoding nitroreductase family protein — protein: MSILFDRTSVRKYLLEEVKDEDLNFILKAAMSAPTARNTRCWSFIVIKNKETHKKIAQVHKAAQMVLEAPLAILVTGDEDLAYEKYLPQDCAAAIQNILLAAAEKGYGSVWCGIYGNEERMDAFTKLFDLPANIKPFGLAVIGKSAIKPTQKERWSPEKIKYEAWK
- a CDS encoding tetratricopeptide repeat protein, giving the protein MKKLLFLTLIFTLFIADTFCDNAAQGHDETAAKVVQYMSAANEFMASEKYPEAKSNIDKAVEIDPGSSNLYAMRAYIKAALQDYKGAMEDYDYSIKLDKKNEAAYANRAAIKYMLEDYKGALKDSEKALKYNPYISAAYLTAGNSKIYIGKAKSAVKDFNKALKIDPTNANIYFSRGYARELAGDVELAIEDYLTAVDLDPEFTEAYENCEVLMRKLKKDGFTKEYEKYENYVFKYEESYLKRARIKYKMKNYESALNDLNKLAKLRTEDYRLYEYIAIIEYNVGNFENAVENFTKAIKLNHKNANLRFLRAIAENRINDYEKAQKDLNKVIEMQPDNGKAYLLRGLVKESQKDYKSARKDLNKADSLGIKLGYVNVNEIPFEME